AGTCAAGCTCAAACCGATCACAAGACCAGCGATTTTCCCATTACCTTTGGTAGCTGATGTCACTGTCATGATGACTAAGATAAAGATAAAGGACGCAATCACTTCAAACAAGAAACCGCCAAATGGAGTCACTCCTTTAGCCAAGGCATTTTCACCAAGACTAGCTGTTGACATACCTGAATTTGACAAGAGGAAGAGTACTGTTGCAGATGCGAGAACCGCCCCCACTACTTGCGCTGCAATATAATTAATCAAGTCCTTTGAAGACAAGCGTTTGTTCACAAACATGGCAATCGAAACAGCTGGGTTCAAGTGGGCACCAGAAACAGTCCCAATTGAGTAAGCTGCTGCAACAATGGATAAACCGAATGCCAAAGCAATTCCTAAATGTCCCAGACCTTCTGTTCCATTTCCAAAAACAACTGCGCCAGTCCCGATAAAGACAAGCATAAATGTGCCGATTACTTCAGCAAAAAACTTTTTCATAACTAAGTTTCCTTTCTTCAAACTGTTGACTAGTTTATCAAAAATCCACACCTACCTCAAGAAATATGCCCAGTCTATTTTGCCCGCAAAAAAAGCCATCCGAAGATGACTTTTTTTATGCTTAAATGGCGTTTTTATCTTTTCCAAGTGCACGTTGAACGGCTTTAACAATCTCAACAAGAACAACAATCAAGAGCGAACCAATCATAACAGCTAACCATTGTGTCAAGCTTAAATGAGACACATGGAAGAGTTTGTTAAATCCAGGGACAATGATGGTCGCCATCAAGAGAACAAAGGCAACTGGAATCGACCAGTTAAAGGTCTTGTTCTTGAAGAGTCCCACTTTAAAGATGGATTGGTAAACCGATTTAACGTTAAAGGCATGGAGCAATTGGATCAAACCAAGAGTTGCAAATGCCATAGTCAAAGCGTCTGCATGGATTTCGGCACGAGTTGCATGTTCTGGATAGAGCAAGGCCCAGCCATAAACACCAAGAACCAGCATGGTTTGGAAGACACCTTGATAAAGAATAGCTCCAAAGACCCCACCGTCAAAGAAGTTAGATTTACGTCCACGAGGTTTGTGGGTCATGACACCTGGCTCAGCTGGTTCCACACCAAGGGCGATGGCTGGAAGAGTATCTGTTACCAAGTTAATCCAGAGAAGATGTACGGGTTGCAACACATCCCAACCAAAGAGGGTTGCAAAGAAGATGGTGAAGACTTCAGCCATATTGGCAGACAAGAGGTATTGGATTGATTTTTGGATATTGGAGAAGACCTTACGTCCTTCTTCTACCGCTACGATAATGGTTGCAAAGTTGTCATCTGCAAGGACCATGTCTGAAGCTCCCTTAGAAACCTCTGTACCTGTAATCCCCATACCGATCCCGATATCAGCCGTCTTAAGTGATGGTGCATCGTTGACCCCGTCACCAGTCATGGCAACAACTTTTCCTTCATTTTGCCAAGCTTTCACGATCCGAACCTTGTGTTCAGGTGATACACGCGCATAGACAGAGTATTGCTTGAAGACTTTTTGGAATTCTTCATCAGTGAGTTCATTCAACTCAGCCCCTGTAAAGACATGGTCTTCTGTATCATTTGGATCGATAATTCCCAAACGTTTGGCAATCGCTTCTGCCGTATCTTGGTGGTCACCTGTGATCATGATCGGACGGATACCTGCCTCCTTAGCGACACGGACAGCTTCTGCAGCTTCTGGACGCTCAGGGTCAATCATACCGACCAAACCAGAGAAGATCAGGTCAGACTCAACAATTTCAGACTCCAAAGTTGGAATTTCCTTGCTTGTCTTATAAGCCATCATCAAGACACGAAGGGCTTGTTTAGCCAAGTCTTTGTTGGTAGCAAGGATAGCTTTCTTATCTTCATCCGTGATAGGACGAACTTCCCCATTGACTTCAATACGCGTCACACGTTTGAGCAATTGGTCAGGCGCACCCTTCACAGCGATAAAGTAAGAACCGTCCGATTCCTTATGGATAGTTGACATAAGCTTACGGTCAGAGTCAAATGGCAATTCTGCCACACGTGGTTCATCCTTCAAAATTTCGCGAACATCAAAATTGTGATCCAAACCAAACTGTACCAAAGCAGTCTCTGTTGGGTCCCCAATCAACTTGCCAGATGGGTCCACCTTAGTATCATTGGCAAAGTTCATGATACGAAGGGTATTGTTGCTAGCAGTAATCTCAGCTGCTGAGCTTTGCAATTGACCGTTGGTGTAGACCTTCTCAACAGTCATTTGGTTCATAGTCAAAGTACCTGTTTTATCAGATGCGATGATTTCTGTTGAACCAAGAGTTTCAACCGCTGGTAATTTACGAACAATCGAATTGCGTTTGGCAAGGGTTGTAGTTCCCAAAGATAGAACGATAGTTACAATGGCAGGAAGTCCTTCTGGAATGGCCGC
Above is a window of Streptococcus sp. LPB0220 DNA encoding:
- a CDS encoding cation-translocating P-type ATPase, translated to MSKEQNKALFYTQSKEEVLKELDSSIEGLSTVQAQERLATYGHNELDEGEKRSLLSKFIDQFKDLMIIILLIAAALSVITEGMDGLTDAMIILAVVVLNAAFGVYQEGQAEAAIEALKNMSSPLARVRRDGHVIEIDSKELVPGDIVLLEAGDVVPADMRLFEAASLKIEEAALTGESVPVEKDVTGLVEADAGIGDRVNMGYQNSNVTYGRGIGVVTNTGMYTEVGKIADMLANADETETPLKQSLEQLSKALTYLIVVIAVITFLVGVFVRGEHPLEGLMVAVALAVAAIPEGLPAIVTIVLSLGTTTLAKRNSIVRKLPAVETLGSTEIIASDKTGTLTMNQMTVEKVYTNGQLQSSAAEITASNNTLRIMNFANDTKVDPSGKLIGDPTETALVQFGLDHNFDVREILKDEPRVAELPFDSDRKLMSTIHKESDGSYFIAVKGAPDQLLKRVTRIEVNGEVRPITDEDKKAILATNKDLAKQALRVLMMAYKTSKEIPTLESEIVESDLIFSGLVGMIDPERPEAAEAVRVAKEAGIRPIMITGDHQDTAEAIAKRLGIIDPNDTEDHVFTGAELNELTDEEFQKVFKQYSVYARVSPEHKVRIVKAWQNEGKVVAMTGDGVNDAPSLKTADIGIGMGITGTEVSKGASDMVLADDNFATIIVAVEEGRKVFSNIQKSIQYLLSANMAEVFTIFFATLFGWDVLQPVHLLWINLVTDTLPAIALGVEPAEPGVMTHKPRGRKSNFFDGGVFGAILYQGVFQTMLVLGVYGWALLYPEHATRAEIHADALTMAFATLGLIQLLHAFNVKSVYQSIFKVGLFKNKTFNWSIPVAFVLLMATIIVPGFNKLFHVSHLSLTQWLAVMIGSLLIVVLVEIVKAVQRALGKDKNAI
- a CDS encoding MIP/aquaporin family protein, with protein sequence MKKFFAEVIGTFMLVFIGTGAVVFGNGTEGLGHLGIALAFGLSIVAAAYSIGTVSGAHLNPAVSIAMFVNKRLSSKDLINYIAAQVVGAVLASATVLFLLSNSGMSTASLGENALAKGVTPFGGFLFEVIASFIFILVIMTVTSATKGNGKIAGLVIGLSLTLIILVGLNITGLSVNPARSLAPALFVGGAALQQIWIFILAPIVGGVLAAIVAKNLLDTEE